From the genome of Solanum lycopersicum chromosome 12, SLM_r2.1:
CTTGAGTATGAATCCCCCATGTTTTTTTGGTTCAAGCACTACTGAGGATCCGAAAAACTTTATGGAAGAGCTGGTGAAGGTGTTTGTGGTAATGCATGTGGTCGATACTGAAAGGGTTGAACTAGTTGCATATCAACTGAATAATGTGGCTAGGACTTGGTTAGACCAGTAGAAGGAGGGCAGAGATGAGGATGCACTACATTTGAGCTGGTCTTATTTCAAAGAGGATTTATTCGGGTGTTTCTTTACCCAAGAATTGAAGGAGGCAAAGGTACGTGAGTTCCTTATTCTTAATAGAACTCCTTTAGTGTTCATGAGTATGGGCTGAAATTCACCCAACAGTAATGCTATGCTCTTGAGATGGTTAAATATATGAGGAGCAGAATGAGTTTTTTTGTCGATGGTTTGGGTCATGCATCTAGTAAAGAGGGTAGAGCGACGATGCTGATTGGGGACATGGACAAATCTTGATTGATGGTTTATGTGCAGCAAGTTGAAGAGGAGAAGTTAAGGGAAAGAGAGGAGTACAGGAATAAGAAATCCAAGACTGAGAATGACTTTGGGCAGCAGAAATGTGGTTTGAATCGACCACAAGGGCATGCACCATCATCTCCTAGTGCACCAGTGCCCAAAACAAAGGTGAGTATAATGGCCAGAATTCACAGAATTTCAAGGCTAGACCAGCCCAGTCCCAAGGTAGTGTGACCAGAAATAGAAGTGAGTATAATGGCCAGAATTCGCAGAACTTCAAGTCTAGACCAGCCCAGTCCCAAGGCAGTGTGGAAACATAAGTAAGTTGGGATCTTGCATGTGATAACTGTGGTAGAAACCACTTCGGTAAATTTCATGATGGGTATAAAGGTTCCTTCAAGTGTGGTCAAGAGGGTAACTTCATGAAAGAGTGCCCTAAGAATAAGCAAGGTGGTAGGAATCCAGGCAATAGAGCTCAATCTTCACCAGTTGCTCCACTAGACAAGGTCGCACCTAGAGGAGCCACTTGTAGTATTGGCGAAGGAGCAAACCATCTTTATGCAATCATTTTTGTCGCCAAGAGAAAAAGAAATCTCCTTATGTTGTCACGGttgtgataaaaatatttaattttgatgtttatgctttgttagaCGTTGGatcaagtttatcttttgtaactctttatttttcaaatcagtTTGAGATTCTTCCTGAGAAAAATTGTGAACCTTTCTGTGTTTCTACACTGTTGGAGGGTCTATTCTAGCGGAAAGATTCTATCGTGATAGTCCTTTTTctatcaatcacaagaacacaATGgctgatctagtagagttaTACATGGTAggttttgatgtcattctaggtatggattgacttcatgtttgttatgcatcaatagacgGTAGGACTCaagttttcaaatttcaaatttctaatGATCCAACCATAGAGTGGAGTAGCAGTTCAGCAGTGCCTAAGGTTCATTTTATTTCGTACCTTTAGGGGAGGAAGTTAGTTTCAAAGGGTTGCATCTATCACTTAGTCaaagttaatgactcaagtgctgAGTTACCTTTCCTTCAATCAGTTCCTATAGTAAAATAGTTCCCAAAAGTTTTTCCCAGAGTCCTTCctgagagagaaatagactttggCATAAATATCATTCCAGATATTCATCCTATATCTATTCCTCCATATAAAATGACACTAGCAtagttaaaagagttgaaagagcGGCTAAAATAGATgttagataaaggtttcattcgaccaagtgtcttaCCTTGGAGCGCTCCGATCTTGTTTGTGAGAAAGAATGATggttcccttagaatgtgtatagactaccacCAATTTAataaggttaccatcaagaataagtatcctcttccaaggaagTTTATCTTTTCGACCAACTTCAGGATGCCACctgtttctcaaaaattgatctcagatctggctatcatcatATAAGAGTTAGAGAATGtgacattgatgacatactaatctattcaaagaaataagaagatcATTCTAGACACATCAGAATAGTACTTCAAACTTTGAAAGAAAAGGAATGGTATgacaagttctccaagtgtgagttttggcttaagtctGTGGCATTATTGGGTCATACAGTTTACGGTGATGGGACTAGCGTTGCTACCGAAAATATAGAATAAATCTAGAGTTGGACTAGACCCACATCTCCCACAGATATATGGATCTTCTTGCGGTTTGGCTGGTTACTATAGAAGATCTGTTGAGGGGCTTTTGCATATCTCATTTCCCTTGACTAAGTTGACCAGAAGACaattaagtttcaatggtctgaagcttgtgagaaaaactttGAGGAGTTGAAAAGAAGGTTGGCTACAACTCCGGTTTTGACCTTACAAGAGGGTACTCAAAGATATGTGGTGTAGtttgatgcatcaagagttggtttgggttgtgtgttaATGGCAGAAACATAGCCTACGCCTCTAGACAGTttaaagttcatgagaagaactacccaacccatgacttagagttggctCCTGTGGTTTTCTCCTTGAATATATGGCATCACTATTTGTGACGTTCATGTGGATATATTCACTGACCGCAAGAGCCTacagtatgtgttcacctagaAGGAGCTCAATCTTAGACAAAGGAGGTTGTTAGaactactcaaggattatgacatgagcatcgtttaccacccaggtaaagctaatgtggttgttgaaGCCTTAAGCCGGTTATCTATGGGAAGTATCACCCatgttgaaagaaaaaaggGAGTTAGCTAAGCATGTGCACAAACTTACATGCCTGGGAGTCAGAATAATGGATTCCACAGCAAGAGAGATACTGGTGACTAATGGGGCTGAACAATTACTAGTGTAagagatgaaagaaaaaaaagatcaagaccccattttgcttgatttgaaggTGAATGTTCATAAGAAAAGAGTATTGACTTTTATAAAATGGGTAGAAGGTGTGCTGAattaccaaggtagattgtgtgtacctaggGTGGATGGAATCGAAAAGAGGATCATGGAGAAGGCTCATAGCTCCATATGTTTCATCCATTtgggttccaccaagatgtaacGTGATTTGAGAGAGGTGTATTAGTGGGAAGGTATAAAGAAGTACATCAGTGAGTTTGTTATCATGTGCTCAAATTTCTAGGAAGTGAAAGTAGAGTACGAAATACGTGGAGGTTTGGCTCAAAATATAGAACttctggaatggaagtgggagatgatttaTATATACTTCATCACAGGCTTTCCAAGATCTCGCGGGTAGCAtgtgtaacatctcgtaacttgaaatatttaagaataagctaagaaacaaagaataatcatttttggaaataaatagggaaatttggaaaatttcctaatttttaaaaagtgagttttggtcattttcgaACAGTCATAACTCCTAGCTCACGAGGAGTTAGGGTGAGTATTGtatatggttggaaagatcTTTCCAATGGAGCCAAGTTTGTGCATTTCAATTTCGTATAagggagatatgcctttcgGAATCTGGGTTGTTGGACTGAGGAAAGTCTAatccggattttagtaagggtaaattAGTCTCTTCACCCTAGTATTACCAATTCATTTTAAGGGTTTCTTAGAGGTAAAACCAAGTcccaatttatttttagaaaagttgAGAACGCTTAGGGATTGGggagaagaaagaagagaagaggaagatcaagaatTCTTCAAGAACGCTAAGTTTTCGCTAGTGGAATTCATCGGAGGTGATCCctttaaggtatgtgagatatttaTGTGATGGGTTCTTCCACCcacaaaacaatatatttaattcaaCGCAATTAgagtagattgaatgatgaacattgaagttcttgatcaAAAACCATTGAAcccttgttggttgagttgtagtTTAACTTTGGTTGTTTGATTCGTGTTTCCAAGATGTTTTACAAGTATcaactattgggtattgagaattttagtaatcctaagtgtttggggtgaGATTCATGGGAGTTTAAAAGGTTTAGAATTGAAAATTGGATAAAGAAATATGGAAATCCCGTCTAAAAAGCCCTGAATCGCCGCGCCTGCCAGAGCCCCTCAGGGCAGTCTATGTCCGTTAGGCTTTGGCACCCCGCGTCTCTTAGAGCGCCAGGGTAACCTGCAGATGCCATTTTCCCTCATCTTTTCATAcgagttcctaagtgatgtatcTATAGATCGTAGTTGATcccaacactctaaagtacatctaaacatcgtgaaatcatccataaacatgagatcgtgatccttgaattcataatccaattcaaggaatgTTAAGATCAAGGTccaagaagttaagagtcaagccTAAAAGTTAAGATTCAAGTCAAagtgagttcttaaagttttcaaaagccttaaacaaacattttactttttttcaagGCTCAAGCTACAAATTGAGCAAAGAGTAATGAGTTGAGTTTaaatctcaaaagttataagagaactaagtatttcctaagAGTAAAGTTTCAAGTAAAGCAAAGAGCTAAGactgagttcatttctcaaaagctatatgAGAACTAAGTAGTCCCTAAGAGTATAAACACTTTCACATTTGGAGAAACAAAGGAAGCTAGACTTCACAGAGCCTTTGGCTAGTTTAAGAAAATGGGAACTATGATTttcaagagagcttttaaagataagtttgagcaattacctcaaagagaagaagttgttttataaacatatgagctatgtattttgagagtagtattgagaaccgATATGGGGACGTGAGTTTATatcaactcaagtctccataaaccatgtagccaacatggacagataaagggtcata
Proteins encoded in this window:
- the LOC101267586 gene encoding uncharacterized protein, whose protein sequence is MHPKFNLRGRLPLLSFERLFQMLNQAVTNQVGQQRGARQEGDDTSRVREFLSMNPPCFFGSSTTEDPKNFMEELVKVFVQVEEEKLREREEYRNKKSKTENDFGQQKCGLNRPQGHAPSSPSAPVPKTKCGQEGNFMKECPKNKQGGRNPGNRAQSSPVAPLDKVAPRGATCSIGEGANHLYAIIFVAKRKRNLLMLSRL